A stretch of Castanea sativa cultivar Marrone di Chiusa Pesio chromosome 2, ASM4071231v1 DNA encodes these proteins:
- the LOC142624127 gene encoding pentatricopeptide repeat-containing protein At3g22690, translating to MNTMAVTLLPLPPLVSATPTFITPTNQNDPKTTPKDPSPTGSFQNCKSIKELKQVHSHFTKKGLTHSPSTVSKLIAACAQMGTLESLDYAQKAFKLYREDEGSIGSLFMYNSLIRGHSSAGFGDAAILLYIEMVIAGIVPDKFTFPFVLSGCAKIVGFCEGIQVHGVVVKMGLEEDVFIGNSLIHLYAECGKMEYARKVFDGMLERNVVSWTSLICGYARRNCPEEAVSLFFEMVETGITPNSVTMVCVISACAKLKDLELGEKVSAYVGEEGVKCNTLMVNALVDMHMKCGAIGSAKRLFDECVDRNLVLCNTIMSNYVRQGLVRDALAVFGEMLQQGPRPDRVTMLSAISACAQLGDLLFGKQCHGYVLRNGLESWDNISNAMIDMYMKCAKQEMAHRVFNCMSKKTLVSWNSLIAGLIGNDNVESAWEIFNEIPENDLVSWNTMVNALVQESMFEEAIDLFREMQNEGIKADRVTMVGVASACGYLGALELAKWILTYIDKNNIHCDMRLGTALVDMFARCGDTQSAIQIFNEMAKRDVSAWTAAIGAMAMEGNGERAVELFNEMLRQGVKPDEVVFVALLTACSRCGFVDQGWHLFRSMEEIHGIYPQIVHYGCMVDLLGRAGLLEEAIDLIKSMPMEPNDVIWGSLLAACRTHKNVKLAAHAAERITELAPDRTGIHVLLSNIYASAGKWNEVAKVRLQLKEKGIHKVPGSSSMQVNGIIHEFTSGDESHPEKAHIAMMLQEINCRLKDAGHVPDLTNVMLDVDEHEKEYLLSQHSEKLAIAFGLISTGQGMPIRVVKNLRICADCHSFSKLVSRIYEREIIVRDNSRFHFFRQGNCSCCDYW from the coding sequence ATGAACACTATGGCTGTAACCCTTCTTCCACTGCCTCCTCTGGTCTCAGCCACTCCAACCTTCATAACTCCCACCAACCAAAATGACCCCAAGACCACACCCAAAGACCCCTCTCCAACTGGGTCTTTCCAGAATTGCAAATCCATCAAAGAACTCAAGCAAGTACACTCACACTTCACAAAGAAAGGCCTCACTCATAGTCCCTCTACTGTGTCCAAGCTAATTGCTGCGTGTGCCCAAATGGGCACTCTTGAAAGCTTAGATTATGCTCAAAaggcattcaaactttatagAGAAGATGAGGGGAGTATTGGGTCTTTGTTCATGTACAATTCTTTGATTAGAGGTCACTCTTCAGCTGGGTTTGGTGATGCAGCTATCTTGCTATATATTGAAATGGTGATTGCGGGTATTGTGCCTGATAAGTTCACATTTCCTTTTGTACTAAGCGGGTGTGCGAAgattgttgggttttgtgaggGAATTCAAGTTCATGGGGTAGTTGTTAAGATGGGTTTGGAGGAAGATGTGTTTATTGGTAATTCTTTGATTCATTTGTATGCAGAGTGTGGGAAGATGGAGTATGCACGGAAGGTGTTTGATGGGATGCTTGAGAGAAACGTTGTGTCGTGGACTAGTTTGATTTGTGGTTATGCTAGGAGGAATTGTCCCGAGGAGgcagtttctttgttttttgaaatggtGGAGACGGGTATTACACCCAATTCGGTTACGATGGTGTGTGTGATTTCGGCTTGTGCAAAGTTGAAGGATCTTGAATTGGGTGAGAAGGTAAGTGCTTATGTGGGTGAGGAAGGAGTAAAGTGTAACACGCTTATGGTGAATGCGCTTGTTGATATGCACATGAAATGTGGAGCTATTGGTAGTGCAAAGAGGCTTTTCGATGAATGTGTTGATAGGAATTTGGTTCTATGCAATACTATCATGTCAAATTATGTGCGGCAAGGACTTGTGAGAGATGCTCTTGCTGTTTTTGGTGAGATGCTGCAACAGGGACCACGACCAGACAGAGTTACAATGTTATCAGCAATCTCAGCATGTGCACAATTAGGCGATCTTTTATTTGGAAAGCAGTGCCATGGTTATGTTTTAAGAAATGGACTAGAAAGTTGGGATAACATTTCTAATGCCATGATAGACATGTACATGAAGTGTGCTAAACAAGAAATGGCTCACAGAGTTTTTAACTGTATGTCAAAGAAGACTTTGGTGTCATGGAACTCATTGATTGCAGGTTTAATTGGAAATGATAATGTAGAGTCAGCTTGGGAGATTTTCAATGAAATTCCAGAGAATGATCTTGTGTCCTGGAACACAATGGTAAATGCTTTGGTCCAAGAGAGCATGTTTGAGGAGGCAATTGATCTTTTCCGAGAGATGCAGAATGAAGGGATTAAAGCAGATAGGGTGACAATGGTGGGCGTTGCATCTGCTTGTGGGTATTTAGGAGCTCTTGAGCTGGCAAAGTGGATCCTTACCTACATAGATAAGAATAATATTCACTGTGACATGCGGCTTGGCACAGCCTTGGTTGACATGTTTGCCAGGTGTGGTGACACTCAAAGTGCAATACAAATTTTCAATGAGATGGCAAAAAGAGATGTTTCTGCTTGGACTGCAGCCATTGGAGCAATGGCAATGGAGGGAAATGGGGAACGAGCTGTGGAGCTTTTCAATGAGATGCTTAGGCAAGGGGTGAAACCCGATGAGGTAGTCTTTGTGGCGCTACTGACGGCATGCAGCCGTTGCGGGTTTGTGGATCAAGGGTGGCATCTTTTCAGGTCAATGGAGGAAATCCATGGAATCTATCCTCAAATTGTCCATTATGGGTGTATGGTTGATTTACTTGGCAGAGCTGGGTTGTTGGAAGAAGCGATTGATCTCATAAAGAGCATGCCCATGGAACCTAATGATGTGATTTGGGGGTCTCTTTTAGCTGCTTGCCGGACACATAAGAACGTCAAGTTGGCAGCACATGCAGCTGAAAGGATAACTGAATTGGCCCCTGATAGGACAGGGATTCATGTGCTTCTCTCAAACATATATGCATCTGCTGGGAAATGGAATGAAGTTGCAAAAGTGAGGTtacaattgaaagaaaaaggCATCCATAAAGTGCCTGGATCAAGTTCAATGCAGGTTAATGGCATAATCCATGAGTTCACCTCTGGTGATGAATCACACCCAGAAAAGGCCCACATTGCAATGATGCTACAAGAAATAAACTGCAGACTCAAAGATGCAGGCCATGTTCCTGATTTAACCAATGTTATGCTTGATGTTGATGAGCATGAGAAAGAGTACTTGCTCAGCCAACATAGTGAGAAATTAGCCATAGCTTTTGGTCTTATCAGTACAGGACAAGGAATGCCAATTCGTGTTGTCAAGAATCTCCGTATATGTGCTGATTGCCACTCGTTTTCCAAATTAGTATCAAGAATATATGAAAGGGAAATTATTGTCCGAGACAATAGCAGGTTCCACTTTTTTCGGCAAGGTAATTGTTCTTGTTGTGATTATTGGTAG
- the LOC142623688 gene encoding protein RDM1: protein MKRSLPWNEQIDVISSDDDSSSSDSEMDGCDGKQPVDEECDSKQPIDDEYNGKELSYEDALIKSAEMYQEYMKHIPIPTHRGSVIPFTTWMGLGKSIKQLYDQPLHYLTNILLKQWDQLRIGSEDERKPLDTLVHPRKAEATIWLIEEVHRHTSSHFHLAKLWLSDPMHHTFVDSIFPKL from the exons ATGAAGAGGTCATTGCCATGGAATGAGCAAATTGATGTTATATCATCAGATGATGATTCTTCTTCCTCAGACTCAGAAATGGATGGGTGTGATGGAAAGCAGCCAGTTGATGAGGAGTGTGACAGCAAGCAGCCAATCGACGATGAGTACAATGGCAAAGAATTATCATATGAAG ATGCATTAATCAAAAGTGCAGAAATGTATCAGGAATACATGAAGCATATCCCAATTCCAACACACCGTGGCTCTGTTATTCCATTTACCACATGGATGGGATTAGGCAAATCCATTAAGCAGTTATATGATCAGCCTTTGCACTACCTCACCAATATTCTCCTAAAACAGTGGGATCAATTGAGGATTGGCAGTGAGGATGAACGTAAGCCTTTGGACACCTTAGTTCACCCTCGTAAAGCTGAAGCCACCATCTGGCTTATTGAAGAAGTCCACCGGCACACCTCCTCTCATTTTCATTTAGCCAAACTTTGGCTTTCCGATCCAATGCACCATACTTTTGTTGATTCCATTTTCCCTAAATTATGA